In the genome of Bacillus sp. S3, one region contains:
- the nuoL gene encoding NADH-quinone oxidoreductase subunit L — MMENAWLIPLFPLLSFLILLLFGKRLKEASAYVGILLTLASLIYSILVLFERFSEPTYSIKFDWLTIGDLHLTAGFEVNQLNALMLFIVSLVSFLVHTYSKGYMHGDERFPVFYAYLGLFTFAMLGLVISPNLLQTYIFWELVGVGSFLLIGFYYYKEEAKAAAKKAFIMTRIGDVGLFIGMILLFWETKSFEYSEIFAAVDAGAVSQTMITLTAILIFIGAVGKSGQFPLHTWLPDAMEGPTPVSALIHAATMVAAGVYLVAALFPLFAASKTALLTIAVIGAVTAIFAASIGLVQTDIKRVLAYSTVSQLGYMMLALGSAGYVAGVFHLMTHAFFKALLFLAAGSVIHAVHTQNIEEMGGLWKKLKLTGPLFLIGTLAISGVPGLSGFFSKDEILIAAWEGGHPVLFLLALIAAFMTAFYMFRLFFMVFTGEARGTHKNVHESPSNMTYPMILLGILAVIAGYVNTPWFGSFLGDWLVDGNPALGHGHIEGPAWIMIAATVVSLAGIYLAYLMYNKRSIARNAISGTGDTLHTILLNKYYVDEFYKMTVIAATTAISYLAKFIDVFIVEGLVKGVVGIVQGLGQTGSKMQSGQVQTYGAVAFIGLALLAVIFALTGGYLR, encoded by the coding sequence ATGATGGAGAATGCATGGCTCATACCGCTTTTCCCGCTATTATCGTTTTTGATCCTTCTTCTATTCGGTAAGCGACTGAAGGAGGCGAGTGCTTATGTGGGGATTCTTCTCACGCTGGCATCGCTTATCTATTCGATTTTGGTGTTATTTGAGCGCTTTTCAGAGCCAACATACAGTATAAAGTTTGACTGGCTCACGATAGGAGATCTGCATCTAACAGCGGGCTTTGAAGTGAATCAATTAAATGCATTGATGCTGTTTATCGTATCGCTCGTAAGTTTCTTAGTACATACCTACTCCAAAGGGTACATGCATGGAGATGAGCGGTTCCCAGTATTCTATGCTTATTTAGGATTATTTACGTTTGCAATGCTCGGCCTGGTGATTTCGCCAAACCTTTTGCAAACCTACATTTTCTGGGAGCTTGTTGGTGTTGGTTCCTTCCTATTAATCGGTTTTTATTATTACAAAGAAGAAGCAAAGGCTGCTGCCAAAAAGGCGTTCATCATGACCCGTATCGGGGACGTGGGCCTCTTCATCGGCATGATCCTGCTCTTCTGGGAAACAAAATCATTTGAATACAGCGAAATTTTTGCAGCGGTTGACGCTGGTGCTGTATCGCAAACAATGATTACCTTAACGGCCATCTTAATTTTCATCGGAGCTGTCGGAAAATCAGGTCAGTTCCCGCTCCACACATGGCTTCCAGATGCGATGGAAGGTCCGACACCTGTTTCGGCCCTCATCCACGCCGCCACAATGGTTGCTGCCGGGGTATATTTAGTCGCTGCCTTATTCCCGCTGTTCGCAGCGAGCAAAACGGCGCTGTTAACCATTGCCGTCATCGGCGCGGTCACCGCCATCTTTGCTGCAAGCATCGGCCTTGTGCAAACGGATATCAAACGAGTACTCGCTTACTCAACAGTTTCACAGCTCGGCTACATGATGCTGGCACTCGGTTCCGCCGGATACGTTGCCGGTGTGTTCCACTTAATGACACACGCATTCTTTAAGGCGCTCCTGTTCCTTGCTGCCGGTTCCGTGATCCATGCGGTCCATACGCAGAACATCGAGGAAATGGGCGGACTTTGGAAAAAATTAAAACTGACCGGGCCGCTATTCTTAATCGGAACACTCGCCATCAGCGGTGTGCCGGGGCTTTCCGGATTCTTCAGTAAAGATGAAATTTTAATCGCTGCCTGGGAAGGCGGACATCCTGTTCTCTTCCTGCTCGCACTGATCGCAGCATTCATGACAGCATTCTATATGTTCCGCTTGTTCTTCATGGTCTTCACCGGTGAAGCACGAGGCACGCACAAAAATGTACACGAATCACCAAGCAACATGACCTACCCGATGATTCTGCTCGGCATCTTAGCTGTCATCGCCGGTTATGTGAACACACCATGGTTCGGTTCGTTCCTTGGCGACTGGCTTGTCGATGGCAACCCTGCACTCGGTCACGGCCATATCGAAGGACCAGCTTGGATTATGATCGCGGCAACCGTTGTTTCCTTAGCGGGAATCTACCTTGCTTACTTGATGTACAACAAACGCAGCATCGCCCGCAACGCCATTAGCGGCACGGGGGACACGCTGCACACGATTTTACTGAACAAATATTATGTCGACGAGTTTTATAAAATGACCGTCATCGCCGCAACAACTGCGATCAGCTATTTGGCTAAATTCATCGATGTCTTCATTGTTGAAGGACTTGTCAAAGGCGTTGTCGGCATTGTTCAAGGGCTTGGCCAAACTGGTTCGAAAATGCAGAGCGGCCAGGTTCAAACATATGGGGCAGTCGCCTTCATCGGACTTGCACTGCTCGCCGTCATCTTTGCGTTAACAGGGGGGTACTTACGATGA
- the nuoK gene encoding NADH-quinone oxidoreductase subunit NuoK — translation MSSVPASAFLALALILFCIGLYGALTKKNTVIILISVELMLNAVNINLVTFSKYGLNPSITGQIFALFAICVAAAEAAVGLAILISLYRSKKTVNIDEMNTMKN, via the coding sequence ATGAGTTCAGTTCCCGCTTCAGCCTTCCTGGCACTTGCACTGATATTATTCTGCATCGGGTTGTACGGTGCGTTGACGAAAAAAAACACCGTCATCATCTTGATTTCGGTCGAATTGATGCTGAACGCCGTTAACATTAACTTGGTGACCTTCAGCAAATACGGGTTGAACCCGTCAATCACAGGTCAAATCTTCGCCCTGTTTGCCATCTGTGTGGCAGCAGCCGAAGCAGCTGTCGGACTTGCGATCTTAATTTCGCTTTATCGCAGCAAGAAAACCGTCAACATCGACGAAATGAACACAATGAAAAACTAA
- a CDS encoding NADH-quinone oxidoreductase subunit J yields the protein MTFSGEFLAFMGIALVAIIGGVLLLNLNKVVHMVVALIFTFVAIAGIYVLLSAEFVAAVQILIYSGAITIIMLFGIMLTKHDDESEPKTGKWRKILVFLGILGFAFAVYIGIYNFNIEQVPTQLHENNTFQIGEVLYSKYVIPFELTSVLLLVALVGSIILAKNEKKKEADEE from the coding sequence ATGACATTTTCAGGCGAATTCCTCGCTTTTATGGGAATCGCACTTGTTGCGATCATCGGGGGCGTGCTTCTGTTGAACCTTAATAAGGTTGTTCATATGGTCGTTGCCCTCATCTTCACTTTCGTCGCCATCGCCGGCATTTATGTACTGCTGTCTGCCGAGTTTGTGGCAGCCGTGCAAATTCTGATTTATTCAGGTGCGATCACGATCATCATGCTATTCGGAATCATGTTAACGAAGCATGATGATGAAAGTGAACCAAAGACAGGCAAATGGCGGAAGATCCTGGTGTTTTTAGGAATCTTAGGCTTTGCTTTTGCCGTCTACATCGGCATTTACAATTTCAATATTGAACAAGTACCGACCCAGCTGCATGAAAACAATACCTTCCAAATTGGAGAGGTCCTTTACTCAAAATATGTGATTCCGTTTGAGTTAACATCGGTATTACTCTTAGTCGCACTAGTTGGTTCGATTATCTTAGCTAAAAATGAGAAGAAGAAGGAGGCGGATGAGGAATGA
- the nuoI gene encoding NADH-quinone oxidoreductase subunit NuoI, giving the protein MLGVFKGLKYTLKQLSREKVTYDYPNKPLPLPDRFRGIQKFYPEKCIVCNQCAQICPTDCIQLTGKKHPDPTKKGKIIDTYDINFEICILCDLCTEVCPTEAIIMTNNFELAEYSRDMLFKNLEWLDENDENIRQVNKA; this is encoded by the coding sequence GTGCTTGGAGTATTTAAAGGCTTGAAATATACCCTGAAACAATTATCGCGGGAGAAGGTTACGTACGATTATCCAAATAAGCCGCTTCCGCTGCCAGACCGCTTTCGCGGGATCCAAAAGTTTTATCCGGAGAAATGTATCGTATGTAATCAGTGTGCACAGATTTGCCCGACGGATTGTATTCAATTAACGGGTAAAAAGCACCCGGACCCGACGAAAAAAGGGAAAATCATTGACACGTACGACATTAACTTTGAAATCTGCATCCTTTGTGACCTGTGTACAGAGGTGTGCCCAACAGAAGCCATCATCATGACGAATAACTTTGAGCTCGCCGAATACAGCCGGGACATGTTATTTAAGAACCTGGAATGGTTAGATGAAAACGACGAAAACATACGGCAGGTGAATAAAGCATGA